A region of the bacterium genome:
CAAGCGAATATCCCGGATCAAAAAGTAGCGTAAAGCATCCACACCCACCAAATTTTTCATGTCCAAAGGTTTGATCACCGCGCCTTTGGATTTACTCATTTTTTCATCGTTGTTTGTTAACCACCAGCCATGGGCAAATATGGTTTTGGGCAAGTCAACGCCAAGCGCCATCAACATGGTAGGCCAATACACGGCATGGGTCATAAGAATATCTTTACCAATCAAATGAATGGCGCCATTAGGTCTTTTCCACCATTGTTCAAATGTGTGTAGTTGTTCTTTTTGTTTGAGTCCAACAGCTGCCGCATAATTGATCAAGGCATCAAACCAAACATAGGTGACATAATTTGAATCAAAAGGTAATTCTATGCCCCAGCTTAAACGCTCTTTGGGACGGCTGATGCACAAATCATTCAAAGGTTTTTTTAAAAAACCTAAAACCTCGTTCTTTTTACTTTTTGGCAAAATAAAATCGTCGTGGCTTTCAATGTATTGAATCAATTTGTCTTGATAGGCAGACATTTTAAAGAAGTAATTTTGTTCGGTAATTTTCTCTACCTCATTGCCTTGTGGACTTTTACCATCGATCAAGTCTTTTTCTGTGTAAAACACTTCTTCGCTTTGCGCGTACCAGCCTTCGTATTCTTTGGCATAAATTTCATCTTTATCAAACAGTTCCTGTAAACAGTGTTGCACAACTTTTTTATGCTCTTTGTCTGTGGTGCGATAAAACACATCGTATTTTATGTTTAACTCTTTCCAGATTTGCACAAAGTTTTGCGCCATTTCATCGCAGTGTGCTTGTGGATCTTTGTCCCTGGCCAAGGCTGCTTTTTGCACTTTTTGACCATGCTCATCCGTTCCGGTTAAAAGAAGGGTTTCATCACCAAACAAGCGGTGATAACGGGTCATGATATCCGCGACCACCGTGGTATAGGCATGGCCTATATGAGGGGTGTCGTTGACATAATACAAAGGAGTGGTCATGTAAAAACGCTTCATCCGCTCTTACTACACCAAGCGAATCAGCAAATGCAAATTCTCCTTGCAATATGAAACAAATACAGGCATCACAATGTTGTGCAATCGCCTCCACCCATACGCATCCTTTTTGGTGACAATCGTTTTTTACAAAATCTAGAATACCAAAAAGCCAAAGACAGCATGGAGCAAGCCGGGGAGTTCAATGAAGTCAATTTCAATGCTGAACAAGACGGTTGGAAAAGCAT
Encoded here:
- the metG gene encoding methionine--tRNA ligase; the protein is MKRFYMTTPLYYVNDTPHIGHAYTTVVADIMTRYHRLFGDETLLLTGTDEHGQKVQKAALARDKDPQAHCDEMAQNFVQIWKELNIKYDVFYRTTDKEHKKVVQHCLQELFDKDEIYAKEYEGWYAQSEEVFYTEKDLIDGKSPQGNEVEKITEQNYFFKMSAYQDKLIQYIESHDDFILPKSKKNEVLGFLKKPLNDLCISRPKERLSWGIELPFDSNYVTYVWFDALINYAAAVGLKQKEQLHTFEQWWKRPNGAIHLIGKDILMTHAVYWPTMLMALGVDLPKTIFAHGWWLTNNDEKMSKSKGAVIKPLDMKNLVGVDALRYFLIRDIRLGNDAQFSQDLVVSRINTDLANNLGNLLNRVSNLVGKYFAGKMPAMQELSQEEERLKNKVLSLKAEVKNHIDHMAPDQAVGKIFDVLTQVNQYVDEKAPWKMAKEDIAKAGHVLAFCIESIRVSAVLLQPVMPKKMQDLFCRLGVKNTNIDQAEYFKVLDGSVNIEKAEPLFPRIDLKKA